A window of Actinomadura viridis genomic DNA:
TCACCCCCGACTACACCATCGGCTGCAAGCGGGTACTGCTGTCCAACGACTACTATCCCGCGCTCACGCGGCCCAACGTGGAGGTCGAGACCGGCGGCGTCGCCGAGGTGCGGGAGAACTCGATCGTCACCCGGGACGGCCGGGAGTACGAGGTCGACGCCATCGTCTACGGCACCGGCTTCAAGGTCGTCGACGCCATGGCCGACTGGCGGGTCGTCGGCCGCGGCGGGCTCAAGATCCAGGAGGCGTGGGCGGACGGCGTCCAGGCCCATCACGGCACCACGATCCCCGGCTTCCCCAACTTCTTCATGATGCTGGGCCCCAACACCGGGCTGGGGCACAACTCGGTCGTCTTCATGATCGAGACGCAGATCCAGCACGTTCTGAGCCTGCTGCGGCTGCTGCAGGAGCGTGGGGCCGAGACCGTCGAGCCCAGGCCGGAGGCGATGCGCGCCTACAACGAGCGCCTGCACCGGCGGCTGCGCCGGGCGGTGTGGAACGAGGGCGGGTGCGACAGCTGGTACCTCGACGCCAACGGTGTCAACCGCACCCTGTGGCCGGGCCACACCTTCGAGTTCTGGGCGGGCTCCCGCAACGCCAGGCCCGAGGACTACGTCCTCACCTGAGAGGGACGGGCGGGGATCAGGTGCCCGGCACCGCGTAGACCGGGCGCAGTCCGGCGATCAGCTGGCGGATCACCGGACGCTGCTCGGCCGGGGTGCGCCCGCGCAGGTTCAGGATCGGGTCCAGCCCCTCGTAGTAGGGGGCCAGCGCCAGGAACGGGAGCAGCATCATCATCAGCGACGCCAGGACGTCCGGGTCGGCGTCGCCGCGGATCCCGCCGCGCTCCCGCCACGCCCGCAGCGACGGGCTGATGACCTGGAGGTAGTGCTGGTTGGCGGTGTCACGGACCACCGACCGGATGCTGTTGTCGAGCTCGAAGTCGGCGGCCGCCAGCATCGCGCGCTCCAGCGGATGCTCGGCCATGTACTCGGTCCACTCGCAGAACACGTCGAACAGCCAGCCCTCGAAGGGCTGCGCGACGTCCAGCGCGTCGATCCGGCGCTGCATCTCCTCGCGGATCCGGCGCGAGACCTCGTCGCACACGTAGGCGAAGAACTCCAGCTTGTCGTTGAAGTACTGGAACAGCGACCCCTTGGCGATGCCCGCCTCGCGGGCGATGGTGTTCAGGCTGCCGCTGGAGTAGCCCAGCCCCCCGAACTCGCGCATCGCCACCTCGAGCACGCGCTCGCGTTTGCCGACGTTGAGCCGGAACCATGTCGATGTCGGCATGGCGCGTTCGCCCCCTTCTTGGGATGGGCCGGAGCGGGATCACGGCGTCCTGGCGGCGGGCCGTCGAGCCGTTGCGGACCCCTGGGGGGTCAGGCCGGCTTGTCAGGTCCGGACGGATCGCAGGTCAGGTTAGCGGCAGGAGGGCGCCCGGGAGGCGGAATCAGCGGGCCAGGCGGATGAGGATGCGGCAGATCTCGTCGATGATCTCGTGGGCCTCCGCCTCGTCCGGGGCCAGCGCGATCTCCCGTCCCGCCTCGCCGATCACCGTGGTGAGGACCAGGCTCAGCACCTGCGTCGCGCGCTCGCCGTCGTGGCCGCGCAGCAGCCTGGTGTTCGCGCCGATCCACTGGCGGGCCCGCGTACGGCGCATCAGGGAGAAGCCCGAGGGCCCCTCGCCGCCGTGGAACAGCCGGGCCGCCGTCCGGCGCTCCCAGCAGACCTCGAGGTAGGCGCGGGCGCCCGCGATGAACAGCGCGATGGGGTCGTTCTCGCCGTCCTTGCGCGCCGCGGCCACCGCGCTGGCGGCGCTGGCCTCCTGCTCCTCGCTCAGCTCCTCCCACAGCGCCAGATAGAGGCCGGCCTTGCCCCCGTAGTGGTGGTAGAGGCTGCCGACGCTGATCCCGGAACTCTCGACGATCTCGGCGATCCCCGCGTCGGCGTACCCGCGGTCGGCGAAGACCTGCTGGGCGGCGCTCAGCAACGCCTGCCGGGTGGCGTCCGCCCGTGCCCACTGGCGGCTGCCGCCCGCCTCGCCCACACCGTTGGTCTGACGCTCTTTGCTCGTACGCACCCCCTCATGGTGCCCGTACGGCCCGCGCAGCACCAGCCAGGCCCCTGCCTGCCCGTGTCAGCCCCTGCCGGCCATGTCAGTACCAGCCGTCTGTGTCAGTACCAGCCGGCCCGTGTCAGTACCAGTGGTGCGACTGCCAGAAGGCCCACGCCCGGCAGGGGTCCTTGTAGCGGGCCTTGATGTAGCCGAGGCCCCACGCGATCTGAGTGGGGGAGCTGGTGCGCCAGTCCGAACCCGCGCTGGCCAGCTTGGAGGCGGGCAGCGCCTGCGGGATGCCGTACGCGCCGCTGGAGGGGTTGACCGCGCGCTCGTTCCAGCTGCTCTCGCGCGTCCACAGGGTTTCCAGGGACGGCCAGCAGCGCGCCCACCCCTTGAGTTCGTTCATCTTCTTGCCGTACGCCTTGTTCTGCCCGGCCGTGGGGTTGGACCTGGCGAGGCGCTCCCGTTCCTGCTGGGCCTTCAGTTTCGCTCGTGCCTTGGCGTCGCGCTCGGCCTTCTCCTTGAGCGCCTTGAGGTCACGCTGGTGCTGCTCGTAGGCCCGCTTCTTGGCCATGGCGATCGCGTCGGCGGAGACCGCGTCCATGTCGGAGGTGGTCAGCATCGCCAGCATGTCGTTGGCCGACAGGCCCTCGGCGGCGTGCGGGGGCTTGCTCCGCTCGCCGGTCAGTTCCTCCAGGTCGACCAGGACCACCGCTCCCGCGACCGCGCTGAGGCCGACCAGGGTGATGGTCACGTTGCTGGTGAGCACCCGGCGCAACCGGCGGGGGCGGCGGGAACGGTCGGTCCGCCGCCGCTTCCCCGGCGGTCCGGGGGCGGGCGGGTCGTCCTCGAAGGACGGCCCGTACCGGGTGGCCCCGTACCCGGTAGAGGGGACGTGGGGGTCGAGCGCGTCCGGCGGGAGGGGCGCCGGCCGCGCGCCGCGTCTTCCACGGCGGGAGGACGTCCCTTTGCGTGACGCATGGGATCGTTTGCGTGTGCCGTGACTCTGTGGCATGGAAGTAGAGTGCCTTATCCCCAGTGAGCTGTCTGCGTCGCTCACGGAGGACGCGCGCCGGGTGACGCTGGGTTCACCGCCGGGCCCCTGTCTGCGCCCCCGCCCTCACAGCTCCATGTCGCCGCCCGCGCGCCGTGCGGGCTGGAGCGCCTCGAACAGGTCCTGGTGCAGGCCGGTGAACGCGCCCATCGGGCCGTCGGGCGAGACGAGGGCCTCGTTCACGATCCCGGCGCGGTCCCGTCCCGACTCGGTGATCTCCACGAGCGTGGCGCGGCGGTCGCTGGGATGCGGCGAGCGGGCGACCCAGCCGGCGGCCTCCAGCTGGTCGACGGTCAGCTTCACCGACGTGGGATGCATCATCACCAGCCGGCTCAGGGTGCTGAGGCGGGCCCGGCCGTCGGTCTTGAGGGCCAGCGTGGTGAGCAGGTAGTAGCCGGTCCGGGTGAGACCGAGCTTCTTCAGTTCGACGTCGAGGGCCTTCTGCAGCAGCTGGTGCAGGCGGCCGACCGCGCAGACGGCCATGAACGGCCAGGGGTCGCCTGGCAGTCCCTGCCCCTCCCAGCGATCGAGGATGCCGGTCACGAGCGGGTCTACGCAGTCTTGGGCGGAAGTGGGCACCTCTAGATCGTAACTTCGGGCGAATCCCAGCGTAAGTACTCGCTTTTTAGACCTTCCTCCCATAGAGTGCTCCAGATCACAGCCGGATCCCCGGCGCGATGGCCCCCGGCCATGGGCGATCCGGCCGTGACGCATCGGATGAGCGCCGACGTCCGAACGTGAGGAGGCTGGAATGACCCTTCCCCCCGCCCCCGTCGGGGAGGGCTCCGGCAGATGGCCCTGAGCCTGAACAAGGCACCGGACCTGGCCCGCCGCCGGATCGAGCGGACGCTCGACGAGACCGGACTGCTCTGCGTCACCTTCCTCGAAGGGGTGCGCCGCACCTGGGACCTGCGCCAGTGGTGGGGCGAGTTCATCGAGCAGTGCTGGTTCCTGGCCCGGGTCACGAGCGTCCCCGTCATGCTCATCGCCGTACCCCTGGGCGCCACCATCTCGCTCCAGGTCGGCGACATCGCGCGCCAGCTCGGGGCGCAGTCGGGCACCGGCGCGCTGCTGGTCGCGGCGATGATCCAGCAGGTGGCGCCGCTGGCCGCGGCCCTGCTGGTCTCCGGCGTGGGCGGCTCGGCGATCACCTCGGACATGGGCGCCCGCAACATCCGCGACGAGCTGGCCGCCATGGAGGTCATGGGCATCAACCCGATCCACCGCCTGGTGACCCCGCGGCTGTGGGCGGCGAGCACGGTCTCGATGCTGCTGTGCTCGGTGGTGATCCTGGCCGGCGTCATGGGCGGCTACTACTTCAACGTCATCCAGCAGGGGGTCAGCCCCGGCGCCTTCTTCGACGGCGCCACCAGCCTGCTGCAGTTCTCGGACCTGCTGATCACCCTGTTCAAGGCGTGGATCTTCGGATTCATCGCCGCCGCGGTGGCCTGTTTCATGGGCATGAACTGCGACTACGGCCCCGTGGGCGTGGGCCGGGCGGTCAACCGCGCGGTGGTGGTCACCTCGATCGTGGTGTTCGCCACCAACTACGTGCTCACCATGATCTACCAGGTCCTCTTCCCCCCGAGGTTCTGATGGTCGCGATCTCACCCGTACGCAGACTCGGCCGCGCGGTGCAGGGCCGCACCGCCGGTCTCGCCTCCTCGTTCAACCTGCCGGTCTTCCTCGGCCGGGTGCTCTACCACCTGCTGTTCGACATCATCCTCCGGCGCAAGTACGGCCGGACGCTGGCCAAGCACGTCAGCGACATCACCGTCGGCGTCGGCGCGCTGGTCATCGGCGGCGGGATGATCTTCGTCATCTCCACCATGTCGCTGGCCACCGGCGCCATGGTCGGCCTGCAGGGCTACCCGGGCCTGGAACGCATCGGCGCGGAGGCGTTCACCGGCCTGGTGGCCAGCTACTCCAACGTCCGCGAGGTCACCCCGATCATCGCCGGGGTGGCGCTGGTCGCCCAGGTCGGCACCGGGTTCACCGCCGAGATCGGGGCGATGCGGATCTCCGAGGAGATCGACGCCCTGGAGGTCATGGGCATCAACTCGCTGGCCTACCTGGTCTGCACCCGGGTGGCGGCCGGGGTCATCGCCCTGGTCCCGCTCTACCTGGTCTCGCTGTTCATGGCCTTCTTCGCCACCCGGTTCATCACCATCGAGTACTTCGGGCTCTCCCCCGGCATCTACGACTACTACTTCCACCTCTATCTCCCGCCGATCGACGTGTTCTACAGCGTCATCAAGGTGGCGGTGTTCGCGTTCATCATCATGTTCGTCCACTGCTACCGCGGCTACTACGCGGCGGGCGGCCCGGTGGGCGTGGGCGTCGCGGCCGGGCGGGCGATCCGGGAGTCCACCATCCTGATGATCCTGATGAACCTGGTCCTGTCGTACATCTTCTGGGGGCACGGCGGCACAGTGAGGTTGACCGGATGAGCGACGAACCCCTCTCCAAGCGGT
This region includes:
- a CDS encoding ABC transporter permease yields the protein MVAISPVRRLGRAVQGRTAGLASSFNLPVFLGRVLYHLLFDIILRRKYGRTLAKHVSDITVGVGALVIGGGMIFVISTMSLATGAMVGLQGYPGLERIGAEAFTGLVASYSNVREVTPIIAGVALVAQVGTGFTAEIGAMRISEEIDALEVMGINSLAYLVCTRVAAGVIALVPLYLVSLFMAFFATRFITIEYFGLSPGIYDYYFHLYLPPIDVFYSVIKVAVFAFIIMFVHCYRGYYAAGGPVGVGVAAGRAIRESTILMILMNLVLSYIFWGHGGTVRLTG
- a CDS encoding TetR/AcrR family transcriptional regulator; the protein is MPTSTWFRLNVGKRERVLEVAMREFGGLGYSSGSLNTIAREAGIAKGSLFQYFNDKLEFFAYVCDEVSRRIREEMQRRIDALDVAQPFEGWLFDVFCEWTEYMAEHPLERAMLAAADFELDNSIRSVVRDTANQHYLQVISPSLRAWRERGGIRGDADPDVLASLMMMLLPFLALAPYYEGLDPILNLRGRTPAEQRPVIRQLIAGLRPVYAVPGT
- a CDS encoding MlaE family ABC transporter permease; this encodes MALSLNKAPDLARRRIERTLDETGLLCVTFLEGVRRTWDLRQWWGEFIEQCWFLARVTSVPVMLIAVPLGATISLQVGDIARQLGAQSGTGALLVAAMIQQVAPLAAALLVSGVGGSAITSDMGARNIRDELAAMEVMGINPIHRLVTPRLWAASTVSMLLCSVVILAGVMGGYYFNVIQQGVSPGAFFDGATSLLQFSDLLITLFKAWIFGFIAAAVACFMGMNCDYGPVGVGRAVNRAVVVTSIVVFATNYVLTMIYQVLFPPRF
- a CDS encoding TetR/AcrR family transcriptional regulator — translated: MRTSKERQTNGVGEAGGSRQWARADATRQALLSAAQQVFADRGYADAGIAEIVESSGISVGSLYHHYGGKAGLYLALWEELSEEQEASAASAVAAARKDGENDPIALFIAGARAYLEVCWERRTAARLFHGGEGPSGFSLMRRTRARQWIGANTRLLRGHDGERATQVLSLVLTTVIGEAGREIALAPDEAEAHEIIDEICRILIRLAR
- a CDS encoding MarR family transcriptional regulator, which produces MPTSAQDCVDPLVTGILDRWEGQGLPGDPWPFMAVCAVGRLHQLLQKALDVELKKLGLTRTGYYLLTTLALKTDGRARLSTLSRLVMMHPTSVKLTVDQLEAAGWVARSPHPSDRRATLVEITESGRDRAGIVNEALVSPDGPMGAFTGLHQDLFEALQPARRAGGDMEL
- a CDS encoding lytic transglycosylase domain-containing protein: MLTSNVTITLVGLSAVAGAVVLVDLEELTGERSKPPHAAEGLSANDMLAMLTTSDMDAVSADAIAMAKKRAYEQHQRDLKALKEKAERDAKARAKLKAQQERERLARSNPTAGQNKAYGKKMNELKGWARCWPSLETLWTRESSWNERAVNPSSGAYGIPQALPASKLASAGSDWRTSSPTQIAWGLGYIKARYKDPCRAWAFWQSHHWY